The Bradyrhizobium diazoefficiens nucleotide sequence GAGCGCTTGCGCCTCGCCGTCAGGCGTACCGCGAATTGCGCCCTGCCAACGTGCCCTTGGCCGGCGCGACATGGAACACGCGTTTCCCAGAGACTAGACCCGAGGCTGGGGCCTCGCGCGGGACAGTGAACTCTGCATTCGAGGCGCGCGAGGTTGTTGCGGGATTCCGGTTCGCAGTTGTTGCCTTTAGCAAAACACAAAGTGCCACCTCGAGCAGCTCGCCGCACCTTCCGACAAGGCGCTCTCGGCCTGCGGTCAGCGCATTGTATTCAGCTCATTCTTTGTGTGACGACTGTCACGACATGACGGCCGCTCTCGTTGGTATAGTCATCGGCGAGACTTCTGAGCAAGTCACCCATCTGGTCTGATGGGATAGCGAATTCTCCATAGTTCGGATCGAAGAGAGTGGTCATTCCATTGGCGGTTGACGTTGCGACCAGGTGTCCGGGCCATCCTTCGGGGAAGCGCAAGCTGAGCAAATAGACAGATGGGTCTTCGGTGACTTCATCGACGATGCCGGCGATCTCCGAGGACCTCCCAAACTGATATCCCCACCGTCGTTTGGATGGTTGCAAGCCTGTTTCCTGCAACATTATGTCTCTTGGTTAAAAATCTTCCGGCTGATTATCTTGCAACCGATTCTTCAGTTCTTCATACCGCTGCTGCCGCATCGCCGCCGAGACGTGGGTTTGCGAGCCGGGCCGCAGCGCGCTCATTCGTGATCGCGGACTGCTCGGAAGATTGAGGAGCCACTCTGCCGCGAGGCCAGCGCAAATGCCGTCTACATTCGCGCCACGCAATCCGGCAGTCCGGTATTCGAAAAGGGGAATGATCGGCCTTTGCGAAGGAGATGGGCTGGAACCGGGCGACGAAGAGGGCGGGGTCAAGCTGAAGGAGCTTGGGGTCGGAATATGCGCATCAGAGGTATGTGGTCTGCTGCAGCACAGCCCCATTTTTTCGCACGCACCGCCAGGTGACAGATTGCCCTGAAGTGTTAGATCCGTAAGCCTTCCCGCAAAGTTGCCATCGTCCGTCGACTCGCTCGATTCGTCGGCTTGATGAGCACCTGTGGATGAGGTGCTGATTCGGATATCCATGGAGATTCGCCTATCGCTTCGTCGTACTTTTCCGCACCGCGTGCGCCCCGGCTCCTGCTGCGACGATATGCAGTCAAGCTGACGACGAGCTGACGCTCGTGCCCGTGGATGTGGTGAACAAAGCGGAGGGAAGTCGGCGAATCTCGCCGCCTAAATCGCCCGCAACCAAAACCGCCAGAGCGGGCGGAGAATGACGGGTCGGTACATTTGAAATATGGGGAGACGCTCTCAGAGCAACCGTGGGACTTGGCCAGGCGCGGGGGAGCACGATGAAAGGTAAGGACCGGAGGCCGCGCATGAATCCAGTATTCGCAGGTCACGTGCGCGGGGGGCATCTGATGTCGTGCGGAGGGATCTGGATGCGCGTGAGGCCACGCGCTTCGAAGATAGAAGCAATGGCCTTTCTTCCAGCGGTTACGAGGGGACAATCGCGACCACTCCTGTAGAGATCCTCCCTATCGTCGCGACTGGTTCACGACATAGCATGAGCTCGAGCTGTTACTGCATCCGGTTCCTCGACATTCAGATAGACCCAGGCGCAGCCCGAAGCTTGGTGGAAGGACGATTGAATCTGGCGTGATGTCGAGAAGATGCTTGCGGTCCGCCTCGAGGCGGGTCCCCACACCTTGAATGTCGCAGCAGATTCGTCGCTCTACGTCTTCACACCGCCTCAATGTCCAGCGTCAGCATCAACGCGATCAGCTGCAGGCCTCACGGAGGGAGAATGACTGGCGCCTCTTTCAAGAATAGGGGTTAGCCAGAGCGCAAAACCACCGTGGGGTTCATAGATCGGCCAACATCTGCGACAAGAGGAGTACTGGTCGGGGCAAGAGCCTTAGGCTTGCGTACAAATCGAAATGTGGAGACGTCGGGTTGCGAGCAGATTTTTCGCGTATCAATCGGGATAAAGCTATCTTCGATGACATTTACGCTTTGGATGATCCAAGAGCGTATTTCTCTGTCCTGGGAGGTTTGGATTATATGATCCCGGATGTGGCCGAGCCGGTGGTGCGCCAGATTCTGGCAGCGAAAGCTTCGGCAAGTAGCGTTAAGCCGATCGTGCTTGATGTCGGCTGTTCATACGGCATCAACGCGGCGGTGCATCGGTTTCCACTGACGTTCGGCGGCTTGCGTCACCGCTATGCCCGGCGCGAGATGAGGGCGATCAGTTCCGAGACACTGGTGGATCTCGATCGCAAGTTTTATTCGGCTTGGCCTGATGTTGGTCTAGCGCGGTTTATCGGTCTCGATGTATCGGCACCGGCAATCCGTTATGCAACGGCCGTTGGCCTGCTTGAAGAGGGTATTGTCGCCGACCTTGAAAAGGAATCACTTTCGACAGAAAGCGCGCGGATTCTCCGTTCCACTGATGTTATCATGTCGACGGGCTGCATCGGCTACGTGACCGAGAAGACGTTCAGCAAAATTCTTGATGCGACAGAGACGCGTCCATGGATTATCTCTTTCGTGCTGCGGATGTTCCCGTATGATTGCCTGGCTGCGACATTCGCGAAGCGTGGCCTTGTGACGGAGCGCCTTACTGGTGCGACATTTATTCAGCGTCGATTTCGCGACGCTGAGGAATTTGAAAGGACCCTGGCTACATTGGCAGCACTTGGCGTCGATGCGACCGGCCTTGAATCAGAAGGTCTATTCCACGCCGATCTGATCTTGTCACGCCCTCAATCGGATGCACGCGCCGCTCCTCTGGACGACATCGTCACCGTCGCCAGCGGTCGAGGTCGGCCAATCGGGCCGCGTTACGTTCACGTTGGAGGTCTCGAGGGTTTGCAGGTCGCACTGGAGCCGTGAGAGATTCGTGGTTTCAAAGATAGCCGCGCGTGCGTCCCCGGAACGGCGCACGGAAGCAGATCATGCTCCCATCCTTTCGAGGTTGGAGCATGATCGGGCTCGACTGCGCGGCTGCGACACGCGCATCCACCCAGCGCAGCGATACCGGGTCCGGGCGGCAGGCGTGCATCGAGCAACGTGCTGCTCGATATCTCTCCTGCGCGACTCCACAGCAGCGCCTTAATTCCCCTGTCGCCTGCGATCGCGCTCCCACTCTGCATATCGCATGAGTTCACGATAACGGCGAATGCACGCCACATCGAGCATTGGGCTCGCGCCTCCGTTCGGCACAGTCCGCCCTGGCAGCGCAACGGTCTCAATCTATTCTCACAAGTGGCTCTCAAGAGGCTTGAATCTGACGTAACGTGAGCTTGTATGATCATACAAGTAGGGCGGCGGATCGCGTTCGACCGTCGGTCACTTCCTGACGCGTGATGAGAATTGTGAACCTTTCAGACCTTCGAACCCGCATCGAGACACCCTGTTCTGATTCCCGGGAACTCCCGACACGACCAATCGGTCACCATGCGCGGTCCGGCGGCCGCTCGGGTGAACCGGGCCTCTGAGCGCAGCGCGACATTCTCACGTCACGGCAGGGTTTAAACGCAAGCTCGCCCATCGCACGACCATCGCGCCGTGCAGCATAAACAATATCGTAGATCACCCCGACAGAGGATAGCCGTGAACCACATGCAGCGCACCAACCGCTCGTCGCGTCCCAGAGCGTATCGCTATACAATTGCTCTTTTTGGCGTTGCGATGACGACAGCTCTAGGCTGCGGAAGTGCAGGTGCGCGAGATCGGCCGGTCTCAGCGGAGGCGCGAGAGGCGTGCACACCGGATGCGTTTCGCCTCTGCGGCGCCCATATCCCTAATGAGGACGCCGTTGCGGCCTGTCTCAAAGCCAATATCCAACGCCTGAGCGTACAGTGTCGCCAATTCATCTCAGTTCGGGATGCTGCCACCGGAAATGGGGGCCTAAGATGAGGTATGCGCGACAGCTAGTTTTCGCTCGATCTCATTTGTGCCGCGGCACGTGTGCGTGGCGCCGCCTTAGACAGATCCGATCAATGGTTGTGATACGTGACGTGGGCCTCACAGGACGATCGCCGGGCTCAAGCTCACGCCTGTAGTCGGGCATACCAAGCAGCTGAGGTATTCCCCATGCACGAACTGCCTTTTGATACTGTTCTGATCGCCAACAGGGGCGAGATCGCCGTTCGTATTATCAAGACCCTTCGCAAGCTGGGGCTTCGGTCTGCGATCGTCTACCACGACATTGATGCCGGCACGCTTGCCGTCGCTATGGCCGATGCAGCCATCGCGATCGACGGACGCACGCCGATTGCTGCCTATCTCGACATTCCGCAGATTATCGCCGCGGCCCGACAAGCGAACGCTGGTGCACTTCATCCAGGTTATGGATTTCTGTCGGAGAATGCGGAGTTCGCCAGGGCCATTACGAGCGCCGGCATCACCTTCATCGGACCTGCCCCCGAAAGCATCGAACTGATGGGCGACAAAATCCGAGCGCGCAACTTCGTCCAGCGACACGGGTTTCCAGTCGCTCCTAGCGCCATCGAGGAAGACGATCCAACGACCTTCGTGCGCAGAGCCCGGGCGATGGGACCCCCGTTGCTCGTCAAACCTTCCGCGGCCGGTGGCGGCAAGGGCATGCAGATCGTGCGCGACATCGGGCTCCTGGAGGACGCAATCGCGCAGGCGCGCAGCGAGGCGCAGCGCTACTTCGGAGACGGCCGGCTTTACGTCGAACGACATATCGAGAGCCCGCGCCATATCGAAGTCCAGGTGCTCGGCGACGCCTTCGGCAATGTGACTCACCTGTTCGACCGGGAGTGCTCGATCCAGCGTCGGTTTCAGAAGGTCATCGAAGAGGCTCCCGCGCCGGGGCTGCCGTCGGAGTTGCGTCAACGGATCTGCGATGCCGCCGTCGGCATCGCGCGTGCAGCCAACTATCACAATGCAGGCACTGTCGAATTCCTCCTTGGGGGAGGAGAGTTCTACTTTCTGGAAATGAATACACGCTTGCAGGTTGAGCATGCCGTGACCGAGATGATCACCGACGTTGACCTTGTTGCCGAACAGATCCACATCGCTGCGGGCCGCCCACTTCGATTGGCACAATCGGACATTGTGCCGAGCGGACACGCGATCGAAGCCAGGTTGTGTGCCGAAGCGCCGGAGCGCGGATACGCTCCAACAACAGGCAAGGTGCTTGTGCTCGACTACCCCGAGGGCGACGGTATACGCATCGACAGTGGCCTTTCGCGAGGTCAGACGATCACGACAGCATTCGACCCCTTGCTCGCCAAGATCATCGTGCATTCGCCCTCGCGTATCGAGACTGCGCAAAAGGCGCATCGCGCGATGCGGGAACTGGTGCTTCTCGGGTGCGCAACCAACGCCAGCTTCCTTGCCCGTATCCTCGCGGATGACGGATTTCTGCATGGACACATTCACACGGGCTACCTTGAGGAACATCCGCACATCGCCGCAGGCGCCCCCCGGGCCGACTTATCGGCCTTCCTGGCAGCAGGCGCCCTCCTGACCGGACCGGTCCGCGAATCGGCAGATGCCGTGTCCGACCTCCACGCGGCGCTGGGCAGTTGGAGAAACTAGCGTGAATCACTGTTTTGAGGTTGATGGCGTCGAATACCAGCTATGGCTGTCACGATGCCGAGAGGACTACCGTCTCTGCTTGCATGACAGGGTGATTGCCCCGGTCGCGTTCTCCCATCGCGGTGACGGCTGCGGTGTTGTTATGATTGCGGGTGAAAGCCAGCCCGTCAGGTTTGCCATTGATGGCGAAACCATTCACATGCACATGAACGGCGAAACGCGCAGTTTGCATTACCGCGACCCATTGCGGACGCTTGCTAGGTCGAGGCAGGAGATAAGCCAAGCCGTCGCTCGCGCGCCCATGCCGGGTGTCGTCATTGCCGCCCGGGTTTCGCCTGGCGAGGCCGTTTCTGCCGGGACGGCCCTGATGACGATCGAGAGCATGAAGTTGGAGACGGTCATACGGTCTCCACAAGACGGCATTGTCGAGCGTATTCACTTCAAGGAAGGCGAGAGCTTTGAGCAGGATGCTGTCCTGGTTACGCTCCTCGAGGAGCGGACCTGAAATGCAGCAGCTCTCGTCTCTGGTGGACGTCAGGTCGCAAGACTATCGGCTCAACGAACTTCATAACAGGCGACTTGCAAAAGAACTGGAGGAGCGTCAGCAGGCAGCGCGCTTCAAGCGCCCGGTGCGGGATCTTGAGCGTCTCAAGCGGCAAAACAAGCTGTTTGTGCGTGATCGGATCGAGGC carries:
- a CDS encoding acetyl-CoA carboxylase biotin carboxyl carrier protein subunit, whose amino-acid sequence is MNHCFEVDGVEYQLWLSRCREDYRLCLHDRVIAPVAFSHRGDGCGVVMIAGESQPVRFAIDGETIHMHMNGETRSLHYRDPLRTLARSRQEISQAVARAPMPGVVIAARVSPGEAVSAGTALMTIESMKLETVIRSPQDGIVERIHFKEGESFEQDAVLVTLLEERT
- a CDS encoding acetyl/propionyl/methylcrotonyl-CoA carboxylase subunit alpha codes for the protein MHELPFDTVLIANRGEIAVRIIKTLRKLGLRSAIVYHDIDAGTLAVAMADAAIAIDGRTPIAAYLDIPQIIAAARQANAGALHPGYGFLSENAEFARAITSAGITFIGPAPESIELMGDKIRARNFVQRHGFPVAPSAIEEDDPTTFVRRARAMGPPLLVKPSAAGGGKGMQIVRDIGLLEDAIAQARSEAQRYFGDGRLYVERHIESPRHIEVQVLGDAFGNVTHLFDRECSIQRRFQKVIEEAPAPGLPSELRQRICDAAVGIARAANYHNAGTVEFLLGGGEFYFLEMNTRLQVEHAVTEMITDVDLVAEQIHIAAGRPLRLAQSDIVPSGHAIEARLCAEAPERGYAPTTGKVLVLDYPEGDGIRIDSGLSRGQTITTAFDPLLAKIIVHSPSRIETAQKAHRAMRELVLLGCATNASFLARILADDGFLHGHIHTGYLEEHPHIAAGAPRADLSAFLAAGALLTGPVRESADAVSDLHAALGSWRN
- a CDS encoding class I SAM-dependent methyltransferase; amino-acid sequence: MIPDVAEPVVRQILAAKASASSVKPIVLDVGCSYGINAAVHRFPLTFGGLRHRYARREMRAISSETLVDLDRKFYSAWPDVGLARFIGLDVSAPAIRYATAVGLLEEGIVADLEKESLSTESARILRSTDVIMSTGCIGYVTEKTFSKILDATETRPWIISFVLRMFPYDCLAATFAKRGLVTERLTGATFIQRRFRDAEEFERTLATLAALGVDATGLESEGLFHADLILSRPQSDARAAPLDDIVTVASGRGRPIGPRYVHVGGLEGLQVALEP